The following is a genomic window from Dioscorea cayenensis subsp. rotundata cultivar TDr96_F1 chromosome 10, TDr96_F1_v2_PseudoChromosome.rev07_lg8_w22 25.fasta, whole genome shotgun sequence.
TATATTCATCTCCAatctttaaaattgttttgaagCTTCATGCAAAACAACAGCAATTGAAGCCTTATTTTCCTTTTTGCGTTAGCTCTTAGGtgtaaattatgaaaaaaagagaaaacaaaacaaagccaAGAATTTGGTTTGATAGCTACCCTTTTAGTTACTAGTTATGCAAGCTAATATATATTCTGACACAATGGCCACTGTGTTATTGCATTTCTGATTTCTTCATTAATGAACTCATTTTATGCATATCTACTGCATGCACCAATCTCATGTTTTAGGTTATTGATCATGGCATGGCACCATCCTTTTTGGATGAACTACGAGATGTTGCAAGAGCTTTCTTTAAACTTCCAATAGAGGAGAAGGAAAAATATAGCAATATAAGAGATAGAAAGTTTGGGCAAGAGGGATATGGAAATGATGAAATTATAGTAGAAGGTCAGATCCTTGACTGGACTGACTGTCTTTATCTCTTAGCCCAACCTGAAGATGCAAGGAAACTAGAACTTTGGCCAACAAATCCAAATTCTTTGAGGTATTGGACTGTCTTTACTGTCATGATGCTTCATAAAAGTATAGCACGTGATGTGAAAAACTATTCATTTGTTCTTTTAATTTAGGTAGAATACCCCAATCAGTCCCTCTACTTAAATCACTCTGCCCTTTTGATCCTCCTACtatgatttaatacttttttgtccctctactttttttaTTGGGTCAATTAAATATATCTAGGTAATGGGGGTTAGTTTTGCCGTTTAACTTGGCTGATGTGgcattgttttgaataaaatatcattaaacaaataaaaaaaaatttaaaaaaacattaaaaagatGGATTAGTTTATCGGATCCGAATCTCTTTCTATCCCCTAACCCTACTCTTAATCCATCCTTAATTAACTTAACTCCCCCTCCATCTCTAATGAACATCTTCTCCTCACCCTCACTCGACACCGACACCATcctgaaaacaaacaaacccaTCACCATCACTGTTGATAGTGTTGATCATCCGACGGCATCACTCGATCGTACAGCCATCATCACTAAGTGCGACGAAGACGCCGAGAAGCTCCTTGGCGGAGATCCAGCCATTATCGTCGGCGTCAAAAATGGCGAACACATCGTGGGGATCGCCAGGATCGGAGGGTTTCGGCGTGATCGATTCGAGCAGGCTGCAGCCATCATCGGCCAACATCACAGCGAGGATTAGTGAGAGGTCTTCGTCGGAGATGGAGGAGTAGCCGAGGTGGCGGATCACCATCTCGAGATCACGTGCAATGATCTTGTTGGCCTCGACAAGGTAGGAGGATGGTGAGGGTGGGAGCACGGTTTTGGGAGATCGGGTGATGATGGAGGAGACGGAATCGTTGGAGGAAGAGGAATTGggttttttcttggatttttcgGAGAGTTTGAAATCATTGGAAGTGAAGAAAGTGGGGAATTGATCTTCATGGTTGTTGAATGgtttgctttgatttttttttttttggaattggGCAGTGAAAGGGGTTGTTAGAAAAGCGTGGAAGTGACCTTCCAGGAAGAGTAGATGATGTTCACCGGAGATGGAGAAGGAGTTAGGTTAATTAAGGATGGATTATGGGTAAACTTGGGGGATGGGGAGAGAAGATGGGGGATTAGTTTATCGGATCCGGGTTCATAAGGATTCGATAAactaatccatttttttaatatttttttaatgtttttttaatttgtttaataatattttattcaaaacaatgcCACATCAACGAAGTTAAACGGCAAAACTAACCCCGTTATTTAGATATACTTGATTGACCTAATTAAATAGGTAGAGGGATgaaaaagtattaaatcatagtagaaggaccaaaagggcagaGTGACTTAAGTAGGGGGATTGTTTGGGGTATTCTACCTTTAATTTATAACTGATGGTCAATTACCAAATGTTGAAAAGGCATgcttattgaatttttttctaaactCTATTTGGTATAAGCATGTGATTGTTAAAAAGGTTGCTTTGTCGCAAATTTAAATTGTAAGTTCGCAAATAATGACAAATCTCATGGAGAAAATCAGAGACTAGGACTTAGCTTTAGTTTAGCTGTGGTTGATAGAAATAACATTTTGGTTCAGTAATTCCTTCGCAATCATCATGATTTCAGAGAACTATATTTTCTAGATTCCTGAACATACTAGCTCCTACAATTGTATCttgtttgaaaattatattgtgTCAGATTATCATGTTTACACCTCATTGAACATAAAGAACTTTTGGTGAAAATTGAGAAGTGAACTGCTACATTGATGCATCTCATGGTAATCAGAGTTTTTGCCAATTATAGCTCATCTCTTTCTGTATGCCCAAGATTACAGCAAACAAACACATTACTGGCTTGCTTAAATTATCCATGCAGGGATGTACTGCATGAACACACAATGAACACAAAAAAGTTATCTGAGAATGTCTTGAGGACTACTGCAAAGTCACTCGAATTGAATGAAGATTTGTTCGTTAGCCATCTCGGAGACAAGTTCACTATATTTGCAAGGTTTAACTACTATCCATGTTGTTCGAAGCCTGATCTTGTCTTCGGCCTCAAACCTCACACCGATGGCTCTCTGATCACTGTAATTTTACCTGACAAAGATGTAGAGGGACTTCAAGTAATGAAAGACGGCAAATGGATCACAGTGACCACTTCCCCTCATGCTTTTATCATTAATATAGGTGATCAAATGGAGGTAAAAAACATTCAGAATTTTCCATTTAGTTACTTTCGACAAAATGCAATTAACATTATAACATTATAACATTGTTCTAAATTATATATGCAGATAATGAGCAATGGAATATTTAAGAGCCCTATTCATAGGGTGGTCACATTTTCAGACAAAGATAGGATATCTATTGCtatgttttgtttgaatttacCGGGAAAAGTCATAGGACCAGCAGAAGAACTAGTGAATGATATGAGACCAAGGATGTACAAAAATTTGAAGGTGAAGGACTATCTTGAGGTGTTTTTCCAGAGGTTTTCACAAGGAAAGAGGGCCATTGATTGGGCTTAAGTGTGATAAAAACATTGGAACTCTTCAGTGAAAAAAGACTATGTACTTTGTAGCCATAATACACATAGGTGAGGGGAAATTTTAGGATATGTGACAAGTAAAATATTTCCATGTAAGTTACTTAAATGAGTTAATGGAAATGAagttaaagttttgtttttgtttttatgatatatatcctattgaaaaagcttttttttaaaaaaaaatggataaatcatatgtatttttttaaaaaaatacaacaaaaacaaaaaaaaagaaaattaacaagGCAGAGGACTagggaaaaacaataataacaacaactactactactaatcCATTAGGAGTGgatttacaacaacaacaaataatccATTAGGAGTGgatttacaacaacaataacacaaCGACAACAACTAATCCATTGGGAGTGGATTTACAACAagataaaaaaccaaaaacaatacaTAAAACAAACCTCTAGAGTGCAGGACAATAGGGAGAAGGAACTCAGAGTAGACACTAGATCATGACTTGAGAGGGAACCTCCTCGTTCGTTTCACTCGCTGCAGTTGTCTTCGAGTGGAATCCCATGGACTCCAAGCTATGACGAATAGCAATCATGGAACCATCCGTTTTCTCCCTTCTTCCATTTGGGCCGCACTACAGCTAGCCACAACAATATCATATAGTCAATCTTTAAGATTATCGAATGAAGGAGGAAGAaacttttcattaaaaatacgATCATCTCGCTCTATCCAAAAATTTCCATGTGATTGTCATATCAAAAGATCCCCAATACCAAGTattggggatctttttccacATGAGCACCGCATATCTTTTAGAAAATTCAGAATGCAAGGTAGTTGAAAAGGTTGGTTGAAATATTGGTTCCATACTAGCTCGGCAAAATAGCACTCGAGAAAAAGGCGGTCAGCCATTTCAATAGATGAGTGACATATGACACATGTCGGGGCTGGTAGTTTATTACACTTTCTTTTGGTGAGATTCTCAATGGTCAAATCCAAGGCTAACCAATTAAAGAGGTTTATCTTCAATGGACACAACCTAGTCCAGAAGATTTGACCGAGAATCTTCTATTTGATGTGAGACTACACCATTTCTTATCCTCTTCTTAAGCATAAATACCATTAGTCCGAGTGAAAAAAATCCACCACTTCCAAGTTTAGATCCAAAGACAATGTAGATAGAAAGTGCGCAAGGCCTCTTACACATCCCCAAGGCAAAAATGAGTCTCTAAAATCTGTGGCCAAATGTTCATCGAGGCATGACCATTGAGTGATGCACCTCCTGAATGATGGTACACAGCTAAGAATACCATCCCAAAAGAAAGAATGTTCTTTTTTGGGGAATGGGAGGAACATATTCAAGTGGCTATGATACTGAAAGTAGTTAAACAAACTTACGTTGAAGCTATACCAGGCTTCACTTATAGCTAGCTATCTTCCACAACCACTTCCCTAGCAGGGCCTTGTTGAAACTTCTGAGTACAAACTACCCCAACCACCTTGTTATCGTACCCAACATAGTTCAAACTAAAGGAAGTCCCAATGGATTCGCTCTATTTCTTTAATAACCTAGAGGGGCAATTTGAAGATTGGCATCAATTAATGGGAACACCTGAAAGGATTGAGTTTACTAGAGTTAGCTAAGATCCCAAAGAGAGGAATTAGATGTTTTTGATGAGGGCTAATGTCACTTCTAAAATGTAAGTGCACATgccgatcaagtagtaaagtcTACTGAAGAGTAGGGTtattcactacaacaaaataggaTTTTTGTGACGTTTGACATATGtcgtaaaataacaaaaaatcatcGGAATAACTCTATACCAACTTTTGTAACAAATGTAGATTATATGTCACAATTGCCACTGTCGGTAtactttgttgttttaaaaatgtcacaataagtgttttttgttgtagtgattgATCCACAAGGAACTCAAAtttactagtactaactctaGTCCTGTTCATCAGCCTAAACTAAGATCAATAGTgttaaatcaaaaacaaaagaaagaaaaacaaggacTCAACTGATGGCGAAGATAAATTGATAACATATCAAGCATGAGATGGAGGCGTTCGGACATAGACTTCTCCTTGGTTTAAAATGATGTTTTGGACAAGGTTGCACTAGTTGGTTGCAAATCGAATGAGCTGAGAGAGTTTCTAAAGCTATTACTCACATTCTGAAGATGAGCAATAACTGGTCCTATAAGGCACTGATACACACTACCCTACACAACAATATGAGTGAATTCTTTCTAGAGAAAACATGGGTTCAAAGAATAGAGTAATTTTATCTGACAAAGATGGAGAGGGACTTCAGGTAATGAAAGACCGTGAATGGATCACAGTGACCACTTCCACTCATGCTTTGATCATTAATATAGGAGATCAACGGAGGTAACATACGTTCAGTTTTTTCAATCTTAGTTACTTTCGACAAAATGCAATTAACATTATAACATTATAACATTGTTCTAAATTATATATGCTAATAAGGAGCAATGGAATATTTAATAGCTCTATTCATAGGGTAGTCACATTTTTAGACAAGGATAGGATATCTATTGCTATGTTTTTTGCGAATTTGCCAGAAAAAGTGATAGGACCAGCAGAAGAACTAGTGAATAATTTGAGACCAAGAATGCACAAAAATTTGAAGGTGAAGGACTATACTGAGGTGTTTTTCAAGAGGTTCTTACAAGGAAAGAGGGCCATTGATTGGGCTCAAGTCTGATAAAAACATTGCAACTATGTAATGATAAAAAGGACTACCTCGGAGCCATTTTATTTGTCTAGTtgaaaaatgtaaatatatttgaagatatttAATGATATGTAAGGATATgccaaaaaaaagttaaaaaaaaatctaaaaatatattcTTCTCCCTTTCTATTTATTAAGAGCACTTCTCCATGTGTGTTATTTGAATCTTATCTTATATGTTCATGATTTTTAGTAACTATGGGTTATATTCTCTAATTGACACTAAGGAGTTTTTGCTATAACGTTACATGTGCTattagccttttttttttaattacaaatagGCGAAAATACCCCATTTAAGGAATTGTCAAAAGGGACATGCAGGTTTGGAGGTTCACCTGTTATAGTAGTTTACTGACCTCTTAGAAAAATTCTCTTGCATGCTCTGCAACCCTGGAAGAATGAAACCACTGTTTCTACAACAGAGGATCCACACCCGGACCTGTAAACAACACTAATGAATAGTATTAAAGCCCACGTGTATAGTACATAGATAATACATGAACAATATTGTTGGGGGTAGGATTTAAACCCTTATACTCTCCTTGTACTCTTGTGTAATATCATTGTGTTATCCAATGGTTGAGGTTATTAGCCAATGGCAAAGATATCTTGTTTTGTGAAATATTTTAGGGAGGTATATGAGAAAAGCCCAAAAATTAAGtaatatactaatttatattaaatttcattGATACTAAAAAGAATGCATCATCCATTAGAAAagtctatttaaaatttaaaaatatttagcaAGCATCCATTTGGCttgtttattaaaattatttttcattattccttttattttatttcccaaTTTAAGATATAAAACTCATATTTTAAGCCTCATATACCTAACTcacacaccccttgcatataAAGTAAACAATTGctaacatatataataaattcataacAGTTATATTTACTTACATATTttcctaattaaaaaattaaattttaaaaaaacctaaagtgatttttttccttctaaaCTGAATGAGGAgaagggaaaaaataattaattttttctaaactgttttaattgatttttagttGTATATacgtgtgtatgtgtgtgagagagaaagagaggtcTTGTCTTCCACAATGTATAGctattggatttcaatccaatggTTGTAAACCATCTCGTTCAATTCTATGGGCATTCGTGTACAACCATTTGATTTCAATCCAACAGCTGTAAACCATCTCCTAATGAATAGTGATCACTGTGCACATTGCTGTGAATAGTGTAAAGTGTGATGCACAATGCTAGGAATAGTAGCATAATGAAAAGTTGGATGTACAATGCTTTGATTTGAACCGTCAGATCTTGATTATAACAGTAACTCAAACAATCACAGTCGTCAAATCTGATTTCTACTATATGTATAATTGGAGAAATGGAGAAACCATGTTTATCACCTTCTCTTAAAGACAAAAACAGAGAAGAGAAAATTTGTATAGATAACGCAAGAGGAAAACTGAGTATTCTTGGAGAATGAAACTCTATATTGATTTTCAGAGGTATATATTACATTACATCATCATATTCTAATTTATAAACTTAAGCTTAACAAACTTCTcctaaaaaaaactcatgaaaCTCTTATGGAGATCAGAATGCTGCTTTATTGACAATTGATAACCATCTTCCAATACAATAGGAACTGAATTTTGACCAACTGACCAAGTAAAACTAAGACACGAACAACACAACAGAGAAACCAAGTAAGATGCTGTAATTTGTAACAGTTAAGTCTTACTTCATGTTCTTACAATGAGCCACTAAGTTCATCAACATATAGAGTAGTCGAGTCCTTGTCCTCCTCAATCACAACCACAACATGATCAAACCTTGATGTCAAACTCCTCAACACCTTTGCCACAATAGTATGATAAAAAATATCGTCTTCATAGCTTTTCATTTGGTTGACAaagttagatttttatattttcaaagtgGGCCTTACAAAATGGTTGGGATAtcataattcaaattaatgaaGACTAACATACAACAAAACTCAAGgtagacgtggccattttgaactgaaaccgtggaaccgaaccggaaccgaaccatAAAAAACGAACCATAACCGGGAAAACTGTAACCGTCCAAAAATCGGAACCTGAACCTTCATACAAGGTTCGGTTCTGGTTTTGGAATTTGAAAACCGTGGAACCGGCGGTTCAACCGAAGGTTCAAAACGGAGATTCAAACCAGTGGTTCAACCTCCGGTTccagttaaatcaaaatatcatgtatatatattatataaataatgtcatgaatgattaagattttattttgttaatatcattaattagtaattaatcaagtaattacatatttaaagatattttaaataaaaaattaaagatattaaccaaattgattattgattaggtcTGATTCTGAACACTTGATTAACCGATTAGGTCTGATTCGTGACATTCATGTATTGAGCCATGCCAAACTGTTACTCATGCAAGaagataagttataattaattgattatgccacaaattatgagtttcaaattaaatatggatttattaaaataatttaattaatgtggAGTACTTAAAAGAGATTTAATAGAGATCAATCGCAATTTTTAATACTAATTGAATTGCTTATTTACATTGTCTTTGAAATTTCAATTCtttgagggaaaaaaatattcatttctttagtagatttccatattatttttataatttaatatatatgagtgaccaaatttaattgtaaactatatatatatttttttaataaaatgaatagatAATGAATTTCTTAGAAAGTAAAAAACAGAGACTAGACTTTATATATCTCCTGTTTTGAAACTTACAAAATTAAcgtagttcatattaaattatatttattttatacaaatgaaaatataatgaGTAAAATACTCTCATGTAAAACATtcgaatcattaaaaaaatatgtaaataaataaaataaaataaacatgaatatatatatatatatatatatcaatttgcctgattttgttgatcatttaaagatacatttatatatatatatatatatatatatatatatatatatatatatatatattccaatatatagataaaactcccaagattttcaatttgtaaagTGTAAACCATGCAACTTATATTAGTATACTagtaaccaaaaagaaaaagaaaaaaaaaagaaaaacaatttttattaatactattgtatatttattgcaaaatattgttttgaataattaatacttttattttttaataaaatattgtattaaattaatttttgtattttgtgttcatttaatttgaattattgaattatttagtttaacaaaaaaaacccGAACCATATGAACCGTCAAATCGGAACCGTTGAACCAAACCACTagaaccggaaccggaaccggaaccggaaccaAACCACCAAGAACCTTGCCTAGGTGGTTTGGTCTTTGAACCGGAACTGGCAGTTCCTGAACCATGGCCATCTCTACCTCAAGGTTATTTGTATGACCCTACTTGAACTATATAAGCCTATTACACTTTTAGTATTTATCTGATATGGGACCATTACTCACTCCATCATTTCAACATCCCCCTCAAGTTAAAATGATATGGTTGGACAACCACCAAAAGCTTGCATAGAAGCAAGTTGTTGTCCAGGGTTTATGTTCTACTTGCTAGATCAAGAAGAGCCCCCCTTGCAATGGCGAGCGGGGTTCAACCTCCTCCTCCGTCCATGCTAAGTAAGACCTAGGCGGACGTTGCGGCTGCGGCCCAACGAAAACCCTTGTCTCCGTTAGTGGAAGGCCCTGTTCTTAGTAAGCTAAAAGCCAATACAACGGAGTTCATTA
Proteins encoded in this region:
- the LOC120270058 gene encoding probable 2-oxoglutarate-dependent dioxygenase ANS, whose translation is MDAPMSPPVKSLTTERMMVQARAEAGEAPPTDYIVKDESQHPLDAPPPLTAPLPVVHLGHRDEAEEIKASLQSWGMFQVIDHGMAPSFLDELRDVARAFFKLPIEEKEKYSNIRDRKFGQEGYGNDEIIVEGQILDWTDCLYLLAQPEDARKLELWPTNPNSLRDVLHEHTMNTKKLSENVLRTTAKSLELNEDLFVSHLGDKFTIFARFNYYPCCSKPDLVFGLKPHTDGSLITVILPDKDVEGLQVMKDGKWITVTTSPHAFIINIGDQMEIMSNGIFKSPIHRVVTFSDKDRISIAMFCLNLPGKVIGPAEELVNDMRPRMYKNLKVKDYLEVFFQRFSQGKRAIDWA